A region of Paenibacillus sp. 37 DNA encodes the following proteins:
- a CDS encoding polysaccharide deacetylase family protein has product MRVRLIMLMVIVIFLGGYHAPVSAREVSSPPSESVSGSDSAEEEQLTLGQLRQKYADTFKTNGPSTKKVALTFDDVPDPRFTPQVLDVLKKYNVRATFFIVGSRAEKHPDLVKRIVKEGHMVGNHSYNHPEFSKLSMNAFRKQILHTEDIIRRLAGYTPKMIRPPYGDINEEQLRWAAKQHYSIVNWNVDSLDWKGLSKEQVKDNILSAVKPGSIVLQHAGGGVGSNLNGTVEALPEIIEELRNRGYELVTLDEMLGLPKAKD; this is encoded by the coding sequence ATGCGCGTACGCCTCATTATGCTGATGGTTATCGTTATTTTTCTCGGAGGATATCATGCTCCAGTTTCAGCGCGGGAAGTTTCAAGCCCGCCAAGTGAATCAGTATCAGGTTCGGATTCTGCGGAAGAAGAACAACTGACATTGGGACAGTTACGTCAAAAATATGCCGATACGTTCAAAACCAATGGTCCTTCAACCAAGAAGGTTGCACTGACTTTCGATGATGTACCTGATCCACGGTTTACTCCACAAGTACTGGATGTATTGAAGAAATACAATGTCAGAGCTACATTCTTCATCGTGGGTAGTCGTGCTGAGAAACATCCGGATCTTGTGAAACGCATCGTTAAGGAAGGGCATATGGTTGGTAATCACAGCTACAATCATCCTGAATTCAGTAAACTGTCGATGAATGCCTTTCGCAAACAAATTTTACATACCGAGGATATTATTCGACGTTTGGCGGGATATACGCCCAAGATGATTCGGCCGCCTTATGGAGACATTAATGAAGAACAGCTGAGATGGGCTGCCAAACAACACTATAGCATTGTGAACTGGAACGTAGACTCCCTGGACTGGAAAGGCCTTTCAAAAGAACAGGTGAAAGATAACATCCTGTCTGCCGTGAAACCCGGCTCCATCGTTCTGCAACATGCTGGAGGCGGTGTAGGATCAAACCTGAACGGCACGGTTGAGGCTTTGCCTGAAATCATTGAAGAATTGCGTAATCGGGGATATGAACTGGTCACCTTGGACGAAATGTTGGGATTGCCAAAGGCCAAAGATTAG
- a CDS encoding 3D domain-containing protein, translated as MINKKRIAKTAVALMTTAMLIQAVPAHADSVHVAKEGDTFYTLSKQYGVAINTLVKANNDISPYNIYGGLKITIPGKSNNVAAAAAAESKTQAKTVTTASLDVNADNKVVQAWGKTFDYSKAVNVKATAYSADPSENGGWGAVDYFGNDLELGTIAVDPSVIPLGTKVLVTGHSHPGLPKQAFVATARDVGGAIKGHRIDIFIPGSKQSVSSFGFQDIELYILK; from the coding sequence ATGATTAACAAGAAACGTATAGCCAAAACAGCAGTAGCATTAATGACAACAGCAATGCTCATTCAAGCCGTTCCGGCTCACGCCGATTCAGTTCATGTGGCCAAAGAGGGGGATACCTTCTACACCTTATCGAAACAATACGGAGTAGCAATTAACACGTTAGTTAAAGCAAACAACGACATTTCGCCTTACAACATTTATGGTGGTTTGAAAATTACGATTCCCGGTAAGTCAAACAATGTAGCAGCCGCTGCGGCAGCGGAGAGCAAGACCCAAGCGAAGACTGTTACTACAGCGAGCTTGGACGTTAACGCAGATAACAAAGTTGTTCAAGCCTGGGGTAAAACATTCGATTACAGCAAAGCTGTGAACGTAAAAGCAACGGCATACTCTGCAGATCCGTCTGAAAATGGAGGCTGGGGTGCAGTCGATTATTTCGGAAATGATCTTGAACTGGGCACGATTGCAGTTGATCCTAGTGTAATTCCACTCGGAACCAAAGTACTGGTAACTGGTCATAGCCATCCAGGATTGCCAAAACAGGCTTTTGTAGCCACAGCGCGAGATGTGGGCGGTGCAATCAAAGGTCACCGGATTGATATCTTTATCCCGGGTAGCAAACAGTCTGTAAGCTCATTTGGTTTTCAGGATATCGAGCTGTACATTCTGAAGTAG
- a CDS encoding DUF350 domain-containing protein, with protein sequence MDLNILAMLVWTGSGSVLLFVLMYVDSLFTKYKDFAEVKAGNMAVTTRMVMKLFAQGYVLATSISTAGHLGEALLVSVVSFIILLILESVVHFMIRKWANLDLDTGIQQGKTGYGLFSGALHIVGALIIAACL encoded by the coding sequence ATGGATTTGAATATTTTGGCGATGCTGGTCTGGACCGGATCTGGTTCGGTTTTGCTGTTTGTCTTGATGTATGTAGATTCACTGTTCACGAAATATAAGGATTTTGCTGAAGTTAAGGCTGGCAATATGGCCGTTACTACACGGATGGTTATGAAATTATTTGCACAAGGGTATGTACTCGCTACGTCCATTTCTACGGCTGGTCATCTTGGAGAAGCATTGTTGGTCTCCGTTGTATCCTTTATCATTTTGTTGATTTTGGAGAGTGTTGTACACTTTATGATTCGCAAATGGGCCAATCTGGATCTGGATACAGGAATTCAACAAGGGAAGACAGGATACGGATTGTTCTCTGGCGCTTTACATATCGTGGGCGCACTGATTATTGCAGCTTGTTTATAA
- a CDS encoding PspA/IM30 family protein, with translation MSIFKRLRDLTMSNINAIIDKAEDPIKMTDQYIRDMQEDLEDAEKAVAQQIAIEKKFKQLFEEQEALVKKREEQAHTAARAQNLDLARRALEEKKAAEEKMVEYKTSYDQNKASADNLRGKLDEMRKQLTQMKNKRETLVARYNAAKAQTEINKALNGFGSDTASAGMKRMEEKMMQMEAQAEASNEMSSKGKSLDEEFEKLGKDQAVEDELAALMKQYDNKN, from the coding sequence ATGTCCATTTTCAAACGTTTGCGTGATTTAACCATGTCTAACATCAACGCCATTATTGACAAGGCGGAAGATCCAATCAAGATGACGGACCAATATATCCGTGACATGCAAGAGGATTTGGAAGATGCAGAGAAGGCAGTAGCTCAACAGATCGCCATTGAGAAGAAATTCAAGCAGTTATTCGAAGAGCAGGAAGCTCTTGTGAAGAAACGTGAAGAGCAGGCGCATACGGCGGCACGTGCTCAGAATCTGGATTTGGCTCGACGTGCCCTGGAAGAGAAAAAGGCTGCTGAGGAGAAGATGGTTGAGTACAAAACCAGCTATGACCAAAACAAGGCTTCGGCAGATAACCTGCGTGGCAAGCTCGACGAGATGCGTAAGCAACTGACTCAAATGAAGAACAAACGCGAAACACTGGTAGCACGTTACAATGCAGCAAAAGCCCAAACTGAAATCAACAAAGCGTTGAATGGGTTTGGTTCTGATACTGCAAGTGCTGGTATGAAGCGTATGGAAGAGAAAATGATGCAGATGGAAGCACAGGCGGAAGCAAGTAACGAAATGTCTTCCAAAGGCAAGTCTTTGGATGAAGAGTTCGAGAAGTTGGGTAAAGATCAGGCTGTTGAAGACGAACTCGCAGCATTGATGAAACAGTACGATAATAAGAACTAA
- a CDS encoding HNH endonuclease gives MINRCELCGREPVNTTVHHLTPKEMGGTLLPTANLCIPCHKQIHSLYTNRDIVTLGLTDLQSLRQDERMIPFIRWIRKQPATTIPRVRKSKHVRKS, from the coding sequence ATGATTAATCGATGTGAATTATGTGGAAGAGAACCTGTGAATACAACCGTTCATCATCTGACACCCAAAGAAATGGGCGGAACATTGCTGCCAACAGCCAACCTGTGCATCCCCTGTCACAAACAGATTCATTCGCTATACACCAATCGCGACATTGTAACCCTTGGTCTCACGGATCTGCAATCCTTGAGACAGGATGAACGAATGATTCCATTTATCCGCTGGATTCGCAAACAGCCAGCTACAACGATTCCCCGTGTACGTAAATCCAAGCATGTTCGCAAATCGTAA
- a CDS encoding DUF4247 domain-containing protein, whose product MKKRLAHGLKLMLVLSLVMSLLSACGAPSVQDTYPLESVNGSGNSTSYVYRASDRTVPEVAQELSDQRQPDQISAENTERMFLVYQDEYYHLQQDPNKPEDTLVEVDSKEYVRQNYDSSFLQGYLTATLIGNLFDSFGGRGYGNYRGYTNKDTYKPSAGSYRTPTSNDKKLAPPITVDRKGTITRRGSDKDSSVGSGGGLFNRNKDQSKGTIDRNKSSGGLFDSPKKSYKKPKTRVGGGRIKRRR is encoded by the coding sequence ATGAAAAAACGCTTGGCACATGGATTAAAATTAATGCTGGTCCTCAGCCTTGTGATGTCTCTGTTGTCCGCGTGCGGAGCACCTTCTGTTCAGGACACATATCCGCTTGAATCGGTTAACGGCAGTGGTAACTCAACGTCTTATGTGTACCGGGCTTCGGACCGCACCGTTCCAGAAGTGGCTCAGGAATTGTCTGACCAAAGGCAACCGGATCAGATCTCGGCAGAGAACACAGAGCGTATGTTCCTCGTGTATCAGGACGAGTATTATCACCTGCAACAAGACCCGAACAAGCCGGAGGATACCTTGGTTGAGGTGGACTCCAAAGAATATGTTCGGCAGAACTACGATTCATCTTTTCTACAAGGCTACCTCACCGCTACATTAATTGGTAATCTTTTTGATTCTTTTGGCGGGCGAGGTTACGGCAACTATCGGGGGTATACCAATAAAGATACGTATAAACCGAGTGCAGGATCTTACCGTACGCCAACAAGTAATGACAAGAAGCTTGCTCCACCTATTACTGTCGATCGGAAAGGTACGATTACAAGGCGCGGAAGCGATAAAGATTCAAGCGTGGGATCTGGCGGAGGATTATTCAACCGCAACAAGGATCAGAGCAAGGGAACCATTGATCGCAATAAGAGCAGTGGTGGGTTGTTTGATTCACCTAAGAAATCCTACAAAAAACCGAAAACCAGAGTGGGCGGCGGCCGAATTAAGAGGCGAAGATAA
- a CDS encoding DUF4178 domain-containing protein: MSVWKRIKGILTKPEPPQAEKTMLQLAPGDICEVSLVTYEVVGRVQNRARNAVVLTLQDGTAFRYLHIEERELTRYALYTPIDGRLDAPDEVPTLLDLDGRAYHLEEEYGGMVSTAGRTPYGQAGEQLVWQYQSDDNMLLRVEWQDRRFTLYEGESILPADIKVIRSS; the protein is encoded by the coding sequence ATGAGTGTATGGAAACGAATTAAAGGAATACTAACAAAACCTGAACCACCGCAGGCAGAGAAAACGATGCTTCAGCTTGCACCTGGTGATATCTGTGAGGTTTCTCTGGTTACTTATGAAGTCGTTGGTCGGGTACAAAATCGCGCTCGAAATGCAGTTGTGCTCACGCTGCAGGATGGTACCGCATTTCGATATTTGCATATCGAAGAACGGGAACTCACACGTTACGCTCTATATACACCCATTGATGGCAGGCTTGATGCACCTGATGAGGTGCCCACATTGCTGGACCTGGATGGACGCGCATATCATCTGGAGGAAGAGTATGGAGGCATGGTATCAACGGCAGGTAGAACTCCATATGGCCAGGCTGGAGAACAATTGGTATGGCAGTATCAGTCGGATGATAATATGCTTCTTCGGGTGGAGTGGCAAGACAGAAGATTTACACTGTATGAGGGTGAGTCCATTCTTCCTGCGGATATCAAAGTGATTCGTTCGAGCTAG
- a CDS encoding amino acid ABC transporter ATP-binding protein has protein sequence MIDVRQLHKSYGNNDVLKGINVTIGKGEVVVVIGPSGSGKSTFLRCLNLLEQPTSGEIDFEGVSITDPKHNINATREKMGMVFQHFNLFPHKTVEQNITIAPIKVKKQSTLEAEKIAADLLNTVGLYDKKDTFPNQLSGGQKQRIAIARALAMQPHVMLFDEPTSALDPEMVGEVLDVMKRLAEGGMTMVIVTHEMGFAREVGDRILFMDGGVIVEEGTPDEVFGAPKNSRTRDFLAKVL, from the coding sequence GTGATAGACGTTAGACAATTACACAAATCTTATGGTAATAACGATGTGCTTAAGGGCATAAACGTGACGATTGGCAAAGGTGAGGTTGTCGTGGTCATCGGTCCTTCCGGTTCAGGTAAAAGTACATTCTTGCGTTGTTTGAACCTACTGGAACAGCCTACCTCAGGAGAGATTGATTTTGAAGGCGTGTCAATCACGGACCCCAAGCATAACATTAACGCAACTCGTGAGAAAATGGGCATGGTGTTCCAGCACTTCAACCTGTTCCCACACAAAACGGTAGAGCAAAACATTACGATTGCTCCGATTAAAGTGAAGAAACAATCCACTCTGGAAGCGGAGAAAATTGCTGCTGATTTGCTTAATACCGTGGGCTTGTATGATAAAAAAGATACATTCCCGAATCAGCTGTCCGGTGGACAGAAGCAGCGGATCGCCATTGCTAGAGCATTGGCCATGCAGCCTCATGTCATGCTGTTTGACGAGCCTACGTCGGCATTGGACCCCGAGATGGTCGGTGAGGTACTGGATGTCATGAAACGTCTTGCAGAAGGCGGGATGACGATGGTCATCGTAACCCATGAGATGGGTTTTGCACGTGAAGTGGGAGACCGGATCCTGTTCATGGATGGCGGGGTTATTGTGGAAGAGGGAACACCTGATGAGGTGTTTGGAGCACCGAAAAATTCACGCACACGTGATTTTCTTGCGAAAGTACTCTAA